The following are from one region of the Bacteroidia bacterium genome:
- a CDS encoding DinB family protein has product MYQTAAVFVEDWQKEREETAKLFKCLTNSSLHTHISGYNKTAGKLAWHITQTLTELGSKLQIFSTDALEGVKCPATVDEMVSIYQQFSEKIATIVSGWDTAFLHEEIAIYGMKATRSQCLVMMVKHEIHHRAQLTVLIRQLGLKPIGIYGPTEEEWANYKQNPPE; this is encoded by the coding sequence ATGTATCAAACAGCAGCAGTTTTTGTTGAAGATTGGCAAAAAGAGCGAGAAGAAACCGCTAAGTTATTTAAGTGCCTAACTAATAGTTCATTACACACACACATTTCGGGATATAACAAGACAGCAGGAAAACTTGCTTGGCATATCACGCAAACCCTAACGGAGTTAGGCTCCAAACTACAGATTTTCTCAACGGATGCCTTAGAGGGCGTAAAATGCCCTGCCACTGTTGATGAAATGGTCTCTATTTATCAACAATTTTCAGAAAAAATAGCAACAATCGTATCCGGCTGGGATACTGCATTTTTACATGAAGAAATAGCAATTTATGGCATGAAAGCTACCCGAAGCCAGTGCTTAGTAATGATGGTAAAACACGAAATACACCACCGCGCCCAATTAACCGTGTTGATTCGGCAGCTTGGCCTAAAACCTATCGGCATCTATGGCCCTACCGAAGAAGAATGGGCAAACTACAAACAAAATCCACCAGAATAA
- the rodA gene encoding rod shape-determining protein RodA, with translation MRTVQFKRKEVEIDWILVCLYSIFVIFGWLNIYSVSKPVEGVSWFSLETYYGRQLLFIAVSAFVSLIILAIKTSLLNTLSYWLYGITILLLLLVTFTGETVHGAKSWFMVGGFGVQPSEFAKITTIMALSQYMSHYSFSLDKPLQRIIAIGIILLPMLLTVLQHDTGSALVFTSLIFIFYREGLSIGYLIFGFWAIFFAVLSLLVTKIWVLGVLLFMVLGSYFFLNQRKNLWLHIAGFIFYGVWVIGIDWVVGNVLESHQQSRIQALINPNSDPLGVGWNVTQSKIAIGSGGSLGKGFLNGTQTKFDFVPEQHTDFIFCTIGEEYGWVGTTILILLFFVFLYQIVNIAETAKTKYARIYGYGVASIFLYHYAINIGMTIGLAPVIGIPLPFFSYGGSSMISFSIMLAILLNHYANRVNILESFSY, from the coding sequence ATGCGCACAGTACAGTTTAAACGAAAGGAAGTTGAAATAGATTGGATTTTAGTCTGTTTATATTCAATATTTGTGATTTTTGGCTGGCTAAATATCTATTCGGTATCTAAGCCCGTTGAAGGGGTTAGCTGGTTTAGTCTTGAAACTTATTACGGAAGGCAGCTGCTTTTTATTGCAGTATCAGCATTTGTTTCGTTGATTATTTTGGCTATTAAAACATCGCTTTTAAACACCCTCAGCTACTGGCTATATGGCATCACGATTTTATTGTTACTATTAGTAACTTTTACCGGTGAAACCGTACATGGTGCCAAGTCGTGGTTTATGGTTGGCGGTTTTGGCGTTCAGCCGTCAGAGTTTGCCAAAATCACCACTATTATGGCTTTAAGCCAATATATGTCTCATTATAGTTTTTCTTTGGATAAACCCTTACAACGAATAATTGCTATTGGGATTATTTTGCTACCGATGTTATTAACTGTTTTGCAGCATGATACCGGCAGCGCATTGGTTTTTACCAGCTTAATTTTTATTTTTTATCGGGAAGGGCTTTCGATTGGATATTTAATATTTGGTTTTTGGGCGATATTTTTTGCTGTTCTTTCTTTATTGGTAACTAAAATTTGGGTTTTAGGTGTATTGCTGTTTATGGTATTGGGCAGTTATTTCTTTTTAAATCAACGTAAAAATTTATGGTTGCACATTGCCGGATTTATTTTTTACGGAGTTTGGGTTATCGGGATAGATTGGGTTGTTGGGAATGTGCTTGAATCACATCAGCAAAGCCGGATTCAGGCATTAATTAACCCCAATAGTGACCCTCTTGGTGTTGGCTGGAACGTTACACAATCTAAAATAGCCATTGGATCTGGCGGAAGCTTAGGAAAAGGCTTTTTGAATGGCACCCAAACAAAATTTGACTTTGTGCCAGAACAACATACTGACTTTATTTTTTGCACCATCGGTGAAGAATATGGCTGGGTCGGTACTACGATTTTGATATTATTGTTTTTTGTGTTTTTATACCAAATTGTAAATATTGCAGAAACAGCCAAAACGAAATATGCTCGTATCTACGGCTATGGTGTAGCGTCTATTTTTCTGTATCATTATGCAATTAACATTGGTATGACCATTGGCTTGGCTCCGGTGATCGGGATTCCGTTACCTTTTTTTAGTTATGGTGGGTCTTCCATGATTTCTTTTTCTATAATGCTGGCTATCTTGCTGAATCATTATGCGAATCGCGTCAATATCTTAGAGTCATTCAGCTACTAA
- the mraY gene encoding phospho-N-acetylmuramoyl-pentapeptide-transferase — MLYYLLDWLRETYDPVGFGVFQYLTFRSVLAAIFSLLLSLLVGKKIILFLKKKLIGEQIRSEGPQSHKPKAGTPTMGGIILIIAIVIPTLLWADIQNAYIVVILTATLWMGIVGFTDDYIKVFLKNKDGLKAKFKLMGQILLGLIVGVVMVTHPDFRSSKIRIRSDNTIKPNLYLKKIGFQKNDKLIKVDGEDFHAEKYIQSKQNFIFWEYTLERNNGQSIPILKTISVPTEERARTAAELFGSKDETFMTETSVPFFKNFSFNYTYFAFWENEPGWGTKIIYILVAIFIITAVSNGANITDGLDGLAAGVTAIVTVILGIFAYCSGNAVIASYLNIAFIPQSGELLVFTAAMIGACVGFLWYNAYPAQIFMGDTGSLALGSAVAVLALMVKKELLLPLICGVYFVENLSVMLQVAYFKYTKKKYGVGKRILKMSPLHHHFELEGMHESKIVTRFWIITIILGILTFATLKLR; from the coding sequence ATGCTGTATTATCTCTTAGACTGGCTGCGAGAAACTTATGACCCGGTGGGCTTCGGCGTATTTCAATACCTAACATTTAGGTCTGTCTTAGCTGCCATATTTTCACTGCTTCTTTCCTTATTAGTTGGGAAAAAAATCATTCTTTTTTTAAAGAAAAAGCTAATTGGGGAGCAAATTCGCTCCGAAGGCCCTCAAAGCCATAAACCAAAGGCCGGAACGCCCACTATGGGGGGAATCATCCTCATAATTGCCATCGTTATTCCCACATTACTGTGGGCGGATATTCAAAATGCCTACATCGTTGTTATCCTAACCGCTACTCTGTGGATGGGGATTGTGGGTTTTACCGATGATTATATCAAGGTTTTTTTGAAAAATAAAGATGGCCTTAAAGCCAAATTTAAGCTAATGGGTCAGATACTTTTAGGGCTAATCGTGGGAGTAGTGATGGTAACGCACCCTGATTTCCGATCCTCTAAAATCAGAATACGTTCTGACAACACCATAAAACCAAACTTATACCTCAAAAAAATCGGATTTCAGAAAAATGATAAACTGATTAAAGTGGACGGCGAAGATTTTCATGCTGAAAAATATATCCAATCAAAACAAAATTTTATTTTTTGGGAATATACTTTGGAACGAAATAACGGTCAAAGTATCCCTATTTTAAAAACAATTTCAGTACCGACTGAAGAGCGTGCCCGAACTGCTGCCGAACTGTTTGGAAGTAAAGACGAGACTTTTATGACCGAAACAAGTGTTCCTTTTTTTAAAAACTTTTCTTTTAACTATACTTATTTTGCTTTTTGGGAAAATGAACCCGGTTGGGGAACAAAAATAATTTACATTTTAGTAGCTATTTTTATTATTACGGCAGTTTCTAACGGTGCTAATATCACTGACGGTTTAGATGGTTTAGCCGCAGGCGTTACAGCCATCGTTACTGTAATACTGGGAATATTTGCCTATTGTTCCGGTAATGCCGTGATAGCCAGCTATTTGAATATTGCTTTTATTCCCCAAAGTGGTGAACTTTTAGTATTTACAGCTGCCATGATAGGCGCTTGTGTCGGCTTTTTATGGTATAACGCTTATCCGGCACAGATTTTTATGGGAGATACCGGCAGTTTAGCATTAGGATCTGCCGTTGCTGTACTCGCTCTGATGGTAAAAAAAGAACTCCTATTGCCCCTAATCTGCGGAGTCTATTTTGTTGAAAATCTATCCGTTATGCTTCAAGTTGCTTATTTTAAATATACAAAAAAGAAATACGGCGTAGGAAAACGAATCCTCAAAATGTCCCCCCTGCATCACCACTTTGAGTTAGAAGGAATGCATGAATCTAAAATCGTAACCCGATTTTGGATTATCACAATCATTCTCGGAATATTAACTTTTGCTACCCTCAAGCTACGATAG
- the pth gene encoding aminoacyl-tRNA hydrolase, whose amino-acid sequence MSRFLIVGLGNIGAEYAKTRHNVGFMAVDMWVHQRQEAWTQDKAAYSAQFTYRGKSVVVIKPVTYMNLSGKAVQTHLTLHRIPTEQCLIIADDLALPFGSIRVRSKGSHAGHNGFRNIQEVLQTENFPRLRIGIGDSFSKGKQTDFVLGEFSNSEQSDLQTTILPACCVAIEDFIFRGIQETMTRANKNLLTK is encoded by the coding sequence ATGTCCCGATTTTTAATAGTAGGTTTAGGAAATATTGGTGCAGAGTATGCAAAAACCCGCCACAATGTAGGTTTTATGGCTGTGGATATGTGGGTGCACCAACGCCAAGAGGCTTGGACACAAGATAAAGCCGCATACTCCGCTCAATTTACCTATCGAGGAAAAAGTGTAGTCGTGATTAAACCGGTTACTTATATGAATTTAAGTGGAAAAGCCGTGCAAACTCACCTAACACTTCACCGAATCCCAACAGAGCAATGTTTAATTATTGCAGATGACTTAGCTCTCCCCTTTGGTTCGATAAGGGTTCGCTCCAAAGGAAGCCACGCCGGCCATAATGGCTTCCGAAATATTCAAGAAGTATTACAAACAGAAAACTTCCCAAGACTTAGAATCGGCATTGGAGATAGTTTTTCTAAAGGAAAACAAACTGATTTTGTGTTAGGTGAATTTTCCAATTCGGAACAAAGTGATTTACAAACAACCATTTTACCTGCTTGTTGTGTAGCTATCGAAGATTTTATTTTTCGGGGAATTCAGGAAACGATGACCAGAGCCAATAAAAACCTGCTTACTAAATAA
- a CDS encoding sulfite exporter TauE/SafE family protein encodes MKNLRLRHIGVMILVLKLLLVVYMLAKILPQALDPSFSFDTSFYWFVLAGIIAQTIDATLGMGYGVSCSTLLLSLGIPPRVATASVHTSAVFTAGVSGLAHLRFNNIDKQLFVRLVFTGVLGAVAGAYLISNVIDGHIIKPYISGYLLILGCVIVYKGSQKKARENKEVKRAELLALVGGFLDAIGGGGWGPIVTSNIINQGKNPRHAIGTVNTAEFFVAFFGTGIFLFFVGIDSWQVILGLMLGGVLAAPIGAFLTSKTDKLKKETMMIVVGSFIILISAYTIYKSLH; translated from the coding sequence ATGAAAAACCTTCGTTTAAGGCACATTGGGGTGATGATCTTGGTGCTAAAGTTACTGTTAGTTGTGTATATGTTGGCCAAAATACTACCTCAGGCATTAGACCCCAGTTTTTCGTTTGACACCAGTTTCTACTGGTTTGTGCTGGCCGGAATAATAGCCCAGACGATAGATGCTACCTTAGGGATGGGTTATGGTGTAAGTTGCTCAACATTATTATTATCTTTAGGCATTCCGCCGAGGGTTGCAACCGCTTCGGTACATACTTCGGCTGTTTTTACTGCCGGTGTTTCCGGTTTAGCACATTTACGATTTAATAATATTGATAAGCAGCTATTTGTTAGGCTTGTTTTTACCGGAGTTTTAGGTGCCGTTGCGGGAGCATACCTGATTTCTAATGTTATTGATGGCCACATTATTAAACCCTATATTTCCGGCTACCTTTTAATATTAGGCTGTGTGATTGTGTATAAAGGTTCTCAAAAGAAAGCACGTGAGAATAAAGAAGTAAAACGAGCCGAATTATTAGCTTTGGTTGGCGGTTTTTTAGACGCTATTGGCGGCGGAGGCTGGGGACCTATCGTTACCTCTAACATTATCAATCAGGGCAAAAACCCCAGACACGCCATTGGCACAGTTAATACAGCCGAATTTTTTGTCGCCTTCTTCGGAACCGGAATATTTTTATTTTTTGTGGGTATTGATAGTTGGCAAGTTATCTTAGGGCTAATGCTTGGAGGTGTCCTTGCAGCACCAATTGGCGCATTCCTGACCAGCAAAACAGATAAACTAAAAAAAGAAACAATGATGATTGTTGTCGGAAGTTTTATCATCCTAATCTCCGCTTATACAATTTACAAATCACTTCATTAA
- a CDS encoding efflux RND transporter periplasmic adaptor subunit: MNFFRLLAIGLIITSCGKENNDSTQQKPALSQNTVMLTDSQSKTFSITTNLPENRKISKVIKVTGKVDVSPQKLVSISVPLGGYLKSISLFPGAHVKKGEIIATLEDVQYIQLQQDYLITKAKLELADAEYKRQKGLNENKASSDKILQQAKAEYQSLRITLYALAEKLRLLQINPQSLDEQNISRSIVLRAPFNALVSKVSVNAGKYVSPSDILFELIDPNDIHLNISVFEKDLLQISAGQKLIAYSNSNPNKKYSCKIMLINRSISSDQTAEVHALFDSYSEDLVPGMYMNADILLQDKDAYVVPERAVVSFESKNYVFVEKQKLTFEMTEVTTGETENGWIEITNPQMTSKKIVWEGAYTLLMTLKNTATEE; the protein is encoded by the coding sequence ATGAACTTTTTTCGCCTCTTAGCTATCGGACTAATCATAACCTCCTGCGGAAAAGAGAATAATGATTCTACTCAGCAAAAGCCTGCGCTATCCCAAAATACTGTTATGCTTACGGATTCCCAGTCCAAAACTTTCTCGATAACCACAAATCTTCCCGAAAATAGAAAAATATCAAAGGTGATTAAGGTTACCGGAAAAGTTGATGTCTCTCCCCAAAAACTGGTTTCAATAAGCGTTCCTTTGGGCGGATACCTAAAATCTATCTCATTATTTCCCGGCGCTCACGTAAAAAAAGGAGAAATAATCGCAACCTTAGAAGATGTTCAATACATTCAACTGCAACAAGATTATTTAATCACCAAAGCTAAATTAGAGCTTGCTGACGCAGAATATAAAAGGCAAAAAGGCCTGAACGAAAATAAAGCAAGTAGTGATAAGATTTTACAGCAAGCCAAAGCGGAATACCAATCTTTAAGGATAACTTTGTATGCTTTGGCAGAAAAGCTGAGGCTACTCCAGATTAACCCTCAAAGCCTTGACGAGCAAAATATCTCCCGTAGTATTGTACTGCGTGCCCCTTTCAACGCCCTCGTATCCAAAGTGAGTGTTAATGCCGGAAAATACGTTAGCCCCTCAGACATTTTATTTGAGCTGATAGACCCCAACGATATACACCTGAATATCAGTGTTTTTGAAAAAGATTTATTGCAAATCTCAGCCGGGCAAAAACTGATAGCTTATTCCAACAGCAATCCGAATAAAAAATATTCCTGTAAGATTATGCTGATAAATCGCAGCATTTCATCAGACCAAACTGCTGAAGTCCATGCATTATTTGATAGCTATTCAGAAGATTTAGTTCCCGGAATGTATATGAATGCCGATATTTTATTACAAGACAAAGATGCCTATGTAGTACCGGAGCGCGCCGTAGTCTCTTTTGAAAGTAAAAATTATGTATTTGTGGAAAAACAAAAACTAACCTTTGAAATGACCGAGGTAACCACCGGAGAAACCGAAAACGGCTGGATAGAAATCACCAACCCACAAATGACAAGCAAAAAAATAGTTTGGGAAGGTGCTTATACACTACTAATGACCCTTAAAAACACCGCTACAGAAGAATAA
- a CDS encoding bifunctional folylpolyglutamate synthase/dihydrofolate synthase encodes MQFQNISEVTNYLYNKLPYFSRDGKAAYKTDIGNITALCSALGNPHTKFKTIHIAGTNGKGSTSHLLAAILQSTNCFKVGLYTSPHLLRFTERIKINGCEIPENYVINFLSNNYSLIEKINPSFFEVTVALAFSWFADQKVAIAVIEVGLGGRLDSTNIITPLLSIITNISWDHQDLLGNTLAQIAFEKAGIIKPHVPCVIGENQPESMPVFEKVAYEVMAPLVDAQSIGEVIYCDPDWIWKPINQAEVRFSASLKGYYQRYNFRTVLAAVKTLQNIGFTIPNFAIWDGMANVNTLTGLRGRWDQIYTNPTVIIDVGHNKAGILEIIAQMNHLTAVKNWHIVWGMVGDKEVLPVLEQLPKNAAYYWCAAQSHRSLPVSKLVEITGRLNLSGKGFQSVAEALQVAMQQSLPNDVVLVTGSTFVVSEALTFIEAQK; translated from the coding sequence ATGCAATTCCAAAATATCTCCGAAGTAACAAATTATTTATACAACAAGTTACCCTACTTTTCTCGGGACGGTAAAGCCGCCTATAAAACAGACATCGGTAATATCACCGCACTGTGTAGCGCATTGGGAAATCCTCATACAAAATTTAAAACCATTCACATCGCCGGAACAAACGGAAAAGGATCTACATCACACCTGCTTGCAGCTATACTCCAAAGTACAAACTGCTTTAAAGTTGGGCTTTACACCTCTCCTCACCTACTTCGGTTCACTGAGCGCATCAAAATTAACGGCTGTGAAATACCAGAAAATTATGTAATTAATTTTTTATCAAATAATTACAGCTTAATTGAAAAAATCAACCCCAGTTTTTTTGAAGTTACCGTTGCCTTAGCTTTTAGCTGGTTTGCTGACCAAAAAGTAGCTATTGCAGTTATCGAAGTTGGATTAGGCGGGCGGTTAGATTCCACCAATATCATTACTCCATTGCTTTCTATCATCACCAATATTTCTTGGGATCATCAAGATTTACTGGGTAATACCTTAGCTCAAATTGCATTTGAGAAAGCCGGAATTATAAAACCTCATGTTCCTTGTGTTATCGGAGAAAACCAACCGGAATCAATGCCGGTTTTTGAGAAAGTTGCATACGAAGTAATGGCCCCATTAGTTGACGCACAAAGTATTGGGGAAGTAATTTATTGCGATCCAGATTGGATTTGGAAGCCGATAAACCAAGCAGAAGTTAGATTTTCTGCTTCCTTAAAAGGTTATTATCAGCGTTATAATTTTCGTACGGTGTTAGCTGCCGTAAAAACGCTGCAAAATATTGGCTTCACTATACCGAATTTTGCAATCTGGGATGGAATGGCCAATGTTAATACACTGACGGGATTACGCGGCAGATGGGATCAAATTTACACTAACCCAACAGTAATCATAGATGTTGGCCACAATAAAGCCGGTATCTTAGAAATTATCGCACAAATGAACCATTTGACTGCCGTTAAAAACTGGCATATCGTTTGGGGAATGGTGGGAGACAAAGAAGTGCTGCCTGTATTAGAACAATTACCTAAAAACGCCGCTTATTACTGGTGTGCAGCACAATCTCACAGGAGCCTTCCGGTCAGTAAATTGGTAGAGATAACAGGCCGGTTAAATCTAAGTGGTAAAGGGTTTCAATCCGTTGCAGAAGCATTGCAAGTTGCTATGCAGCAATCACTTCCTAATGATGTTGTCTTAGTAACCGGAAGCACCTTTGTTGTTTCAGAAGCATTAACCTTTATTGAAGCCCAAAAATAG
- a CDS encoding UDP-N-acetylmuramoyl-L-alanyl-D-glutamate--2,6-diaminopimelate ligase has product MKSLQDLLYRVPIIEVFGSTNQQVSQICQDSRLVHPKDVFVAVKGEHTDGHQHISAALNAGASVIVCEHIPADILPEITYVRVSDSARSLAVLAANFYENPAQKLKIIGVTGTNGKTTVATILHQLMLELGVGAGLISTVCIKINEQKLPASHTTPDALQLHYYFNEMLIAGCSYCFMEVSSHALVQQRTAGIPFTGALFTNITHDHLDYHQTFQQYIGAKQLLFNGLSKGSFAITNIDDKNGLIMVQNTGARVLKYALHRPADYTAKIIEKLLHGLHLYLDGKDSWFKLTGTFNAYNLLCAYATACELGFNKDEILLGLSKVTGAPGRFQIHISPNNRIGIVDYAHTPDALQNVLETIKELNHHSGKIIVVVGCGGDRDNEKRPKMGKIASYFADLAIFTSDNPRSEPADKILQMMLTGVPYAQKSKVQLIENRKSAIETAVTLAEPNDIILVAGKGHETYQEIQGTKYPFDDFKIIQEILK; this is encoded by the coding sequence ATGAAATCGTTGCAGGATTTGCTTTATCGGGTTCCTATTATTGAAGTGTTTGGTTCTACCAACCAGCAGGTTTCCCAGATTTGCCAAGATTCTCGATTAGTGCACCCAAAAGACGTATTTGTAGCTGTTAAGGGAGAACATACTGACGGGCATCAACATATTAGCGCTGCATTAAACGCCGGAGCATCTGTTATCGTTTGTGAACATATTCCGGCTGATATTCTTCCAGAGATTACCTACGTACGTGTATCTGACTCCGCCCGAAGCTTAGCTGTTTTAGCTGCCAACTTTTATGAAAATCCAGCCCAAAAACTAAAAATCATCGGCGTTACCGGAACCAACGGCAAAACAACCGTTGCCACAATACTCCACCAATTGATGCTTGAACTCGGTGTTGGAGCAGGGCTTATCTCAACTGTTTGTATCAAAATCAATGAGCAGAAATTGCCGGCTTCCCACACAACACCGGATGCCTTGCAGTTGCATTACTATTTCAATGAAATGCTAATTGCCGGCTGTAGTTATTGTTTTATGGAAGTAAGCTCTCATGCCTTAGTGCAACAACGGACTGCCGGAATACCGTTTACCGGAGCATTATTCACAAACATCACGCATGACCACTTAGATTACCACCAAACTTTTCAACAATACATTGGAGCTAAACAGCTTTTATTTAATGGGTTAAGCAAAGGCTCTTTTGCTATCACAAATATTGATGATAAAAACGGGCTGATAATGGTTCAGAATACCGGTGCCAGAGTTTTAAAATATGCCTTGCACCGTCCAGCTGATTACACCGCCAAAATCATTGAAAAACTATTGCATGGATTGCATCTGTATTTAGATGGCAAAGACTCTTGGTTTAAACTAACCGGAACTTTTAACGCTTACAATTTACTGTGTGCTTATGCAACTGCTTGTGAATTAGGATTTAATAAAGATGAAATATTATTGGGATTAAGTAAAGTAACGGGAGCACCCGGTAGATTTCAGATACATATCTCGCCAAACAACCGCATCGGAATTGTAGATTATGCGCACACGCCAGACGCATTACAAAATGTTTTGGAAACCATCAAAGAACTGAATCATCATAGCGGTAAAATTATCGTAGTTGTGGGCTGCGGTGGCGATAGAGACAACGAAAAACGCCCTAAGATGGGTAAAATAGCCTCTTATTTTGCTGATTTAGCGATATTTACCTCAGATAACCCCCGTAGCGAACCCGCCGACAAAATCCTCCAAATGATGCTAACCGGTGTTCCGTATGCACAAAAAAGCAAAGTTCAGCTTATCGAAAACAGAAAATCAGCTATCGAAACAGCCGTAACTCTCGCAGAACCAAACGACATCATCTTAGTAGCCGGAAAAGGCCATGAAACCTACCAAGAAATTCAAGGAACAAAATATCCATTTGATGACTTTAAAATTATCCAAGAAATACTCAAATAA